A genomic segment from Phycisphaerae bacterium encodes:
- a CDS encoding PAS domain-containing protein yields the protein MTSSKRRKPDHNKPDGDQSPAPTPEHDQAHDQAQQEAADKGRSEAPDQAQDSERQQVEGEDVQPTDEWLSQGRQDQSKSQETSQPPEQADQEAQPRPALFVAGVGASAGGVRAIEEFFSEMPQGSKIAFVILQHMAPGHRSVLDALIRRKTEITVEEAQEKARLQADHVYVVQSGRDVDFRDGCFHFEASGEERGSRMPIDHLFRSLAAEFGDRAIAVILSGAGSDGTLGLKEIKGEGGVVMVQDPDEAEYASMPSSAVATALADMVLPVRRMAEELLRYVDHPAAGATPAAERETNERKFEKNVQRIIQIVRAKTGHNFVHYKQNTIRRRIQRRIAVHQLPDIEEYVKFLRQNPDEVQALFRDLLINVTSFFRDPEAWVALQEDVVTPIVRDRDPEEPIRVWVPGCATGEEAYSVAILFAEAMDRLERQIPIKIFATDISPEGIDAARDGCYPPNIAADLTPARLKEYFVKKEEQYRVVNRIREMVVFAVHDLTRDPPFSQLDLITCRNLLIYMDQDLQKTILPVFHYSLARGGCLFLGTSEGVGDFLQMYAPVDKRWKIYRVEPVSSERHIEEFRQAILGLEPPRLRRVIAMADREKPREKETRSGDREDRPAPPAPVDAREVLRRTMMDRYAPPAVLLDHDFNVLYFHGETDKFLRPPQGEPAFNLLAMARDSLLYRLTVALREARSEGKPVRCEQIPVRRTDGRFFNADLTISPLERQRGGPRLLLVTFEEHPGPDDEEARQADRDRESDARHQDLQDQLNSTRQDLQATIEELETSNEELKSANEELQANNEELQSANEELEASREELQSANEELETVNTELHRRNEALTEAHDDINNFFGATDIATLILDTRLRIKRFTPATKRIFNLIDADHGRVITDLTSQLIDVDLLDQARDVIDTLDKKELEVRTRDGGCYQLRILPYRTADNVIEGVVLTFQNISEVKRVQERARDAQRYAESVIATVREPLVVLDDSLRVVSANNAFFREFGLDPQRTSGKHVYELDDRQWAGDQLRHLLEKIVPQNEEFNDFRVEHRFPDGQTKIMLLNARRIQRQTERGQLILLAIEIVPKEGQE from the coding sequence ATGACGTCGTCGAAACGAAGGAAACCGGACCACAACAAGCCTGATGGCGACCAATCGCCGGCACCGACGCCAGAGCACGATCAGGCCCACGATCAGGCCCAGCAAGAGGCCGCCGACAAGGGCCGGTCCGAGGCTCCAGACCAGGCGCAAGACTCGGAACGCCAACAGGTTGAGGGCGAAGACGTCCAGCCGACCGACGAATGGCTCAGCCAGGGCCGCCAGGATCAATCCAAAAGCCAGGAGACTTCCCAGCCCCCCGAGCAGGCTGACCAAGAGGCCCAACCCCGTCCGGCCCTGTTCGTGGCCGGAGTCGGGGCCTCAGCCGGAGGGGTCCGGGCCATCGAGGAGTTCTTCTCCGAAATGCCGCAGGGCTCGAAGATCGCCTTCGTCATCCTCCAGCATATGGCGCCGGGCCACCGCAGCGTCCTGGACGCCCTGATCCGCCGAAAGACCGAAATCACCGTTGAAGAGGCCCAGGAAAAAGCCCGTCTCCAGGCCGATCACGTCTACGTCGTCCAGTCCGGCAGGGACGTGGACTTCCGCGACGGCTGTTTCCACTTCGAAGCCTCCGGCGAGGAACGCGGCAGCCGCATGCCCATCGACCACCTCTTCCGATCGCTCGCCGCTGAGTTCGGCGACCGCGCCATCGCCGTCATCCTCTCCGGAGCGGGAAGCGACGGGACGCTGGGCCTCAAGGAGATCAAGGGCGAAGGCGGCGTGGTCATGGTCCAGGATCCTGACGAGGCTGAATACGCCAGCATGCCCAGCAGCGCCGTAGCCACCGCGCTGGCCGACATGGTCCTGCCCGTCCGCCGGATGGCCGAGGAATTGCTCCGCTACGTGGACCACCCAGCCGCCGGCGCCACGCCGGCCGCCGAACGCGAGACCAACGAGCGGAAGTTCGAAAAGAACGTCCAGCGGATCATCCAGATCGTCCGGGCCAAGACCGGACACAACTTTGTCCACTACAAACAGAACACCATCCGTCGGCGGATCCAGCGGCGGATCGCCGTCCACCAACTTCCCGATATCGAGGAGTACGTCAAATTCCTCCGCCAGAACCCCGACGAGGTCCAGGCCCTCTTCCGCGACCTGTTGATCAACGTGACCAGCTTCTTCCGCGATCCGGAGGCCTGGGTTGCCCTCCAGGAGGACGTGGTCACGCCCATCGTGCGAGACCGTGACCCGGAAGAACCCATCCGCGTCTGGGTTCCCGGCTGCGCCACCGGTGAGGAGGCCTACTCCGTGGCCATCCTCTTCGCCGAGGCCATGGACCGCCTCGAACGCCAGATCCCGATCAAAATCTTCGCCACCGACATCAGCCCCGAGGGCATCGACGCCGCCCGCGACGGCTGCTACCCGCCCAACATCGCCGCCGACCTGACGCCCGCGCGCCTCAAGGAGTATTTCGTCAAGAAGGAAGAGCAGTACCGCGTGGTCAACCGAATCCGCGAAATGGTCGTCTTCGCCGTCCACGACCTGACCCGCGACCCGCCGTTCTCCCAACTCGACCTGATCACCTGCCGTAACCTCCTGATCTACATGGACCAGGACCTCCAGAAAACCATCCTCCCCGTCTTCCACTACAGCCTGGCCCGAGGCGGGTGCCTGTTTCTGGGCACTTCCGAGGGCGTCGGCGATTTCCTCCAAATGTACGCCCCGGTCGACAAGAGGTGGAAGATCTACCGGGTCGAACCGGTCTCCAGCGAGCGGCACATCGAGGAATTCCGCCAGGCCATCCTCGGCCTCGAGCCGCCAAGACTCCGACGCGTGATCGCCATGGCGGACCGCGAGAAACCGCGGGAAAAAGAAACCCGATCCGGTGATCGCGAGGATCGGCCCGCTCCGCCCGCGCCCGTCGACGCCCGCGAGGTCCTGCGGCGGACCATGATGGACCGCTACGCCCCGCCCGCCGTCCTGCTCGACCACGACTTTAACGTCCTCTACTTCCACGGCGAGACCGACAAGTTCCTCCGCCCTCCCCAGGGCGAGCCGGCGTTCAACCTCCTCGCCATGGCCCGCGATAGCCTGCTCTACCGCCTCACCGTCGCCCTCCGCGAGGCCCGCAGCGAAGGCAAGCCCGTCCGCTGCGAACAAATCCCGGTCCGTCGCACCGACGGGCGGTTCTTCAACGCCGACCTGACCATCAGCCCCCTCGAACGCCAGCGCGGCGGCCCGCGGCTCCTTTTGGTCACCTTCGAGGAGCACCCCGGACCTGATGACGAGGAGGCCCGACAGGCCGACCGCGACCGCGAATCCGACGCCCGTCACCAAGACCTCCAGGACCAGCTCAACTCCACCCGCCAGGACCTCCAGGCCACCATCGAGGAACTCGAAACCTCCAACGAGGAACTCAAGAGCGCCAACGAGGAGCTTCAAGCCAACAACGAAGAGCTCCAGAGCGCCAACGAGGAACTCGAGGCCTCCCGCGAGGAACTCCAGAGCGCCAACGAGGAACTCGAGACGGTCAATACCGAACTCCACCGCCGCAACGAAGCCCTCACCGAGGCCCACGACGACATCAACAACTTCTTCGGGGCCACCGACATCGCCACCCTCATCCTCGACACCAGGCTCCGCATCAAGCGATTCACCCCGGCGACCAAGCGGATCTTCAACCTGATCGACGCCGACCACGGACGGGTCATCACCGATCTCACCTCGCAGCTCATTGACGTGGACCTGCTGGACCAGGCCCGCGACGTGATCGACACCCTCGACAAAAAGGAACTCGAGGTCCGGACCCGCGACGGCGGCTGCTACCAGTTGCGAATCCTGCCCTACCGCACCGCCGACAACGTCATCGAGGGCGTCGTCCTGACCTTCCAGAACATCAGCGAGGTCAAGCGAGTCCAGGAGCGGGCCCGCGACGCCCAGCGTTACGCCGAAAGCGTCATCGCCACCGTCCGCGAGCCTCTGGTCGTCCTCGACGACAGCCTGCGGGTGGTCTCAGCCAACAACGCGTTCTTCCGCGAGTTCGGTTTGGACCCTCAGCGAACCTCCGGAAAGCACGTGTATGAACTCGACGATCGCCAGTGGGCCGGCGATCAACTCCGCCACCTGCTGGAAAAGATCGTTCCCCAAAACGAGGAGTTCAACGACTTCCGCGTTGAACACCGCTTTCCGGACGGACAGACCAAGATCATGCTCCTGAACGCCCGGCGGATCCAACGCCAGACCGAACGCGGACAACTCATCCTGCTGGCCATCGAAATCGTCCCAAAGGAGGGACAAGAATGA